One Gadus morhua chromosome 13, gadMor3.0, whole genome shotgun sequence genomic window carries:
- the phc2b gene encoding polyhomeotic-like protein 2b isoform X10 produces MESEPAAPPSMAGTGGPPPPAPAPPPPPSAASTTAAAAAASSSVGTGSTGAGAAHASTTSASTSVLPSSTSTRQAVPQISVYSGISDRQTVQVIQQALHRQPNTAAQYLQQMYAAQQQHLMHSLSTAQLQSLQASMAVGRQGSSQNGTSSQQGASSQTTINLTTSSGAAQLISRAQSVSSAPTSISQQAVLLGSPSNPTTLTASQAQMYLRAQMQVARSLGRAVPLSSQLIFTPTATVTAVQSESSAQSCQNQVQNQVQNLAMRGQQGASMGPQALSLKQGPVPIQPASMIRNPCPQGAAAGAGLVGKGAGQAEGPPEAGKKAEPEVRAINMSRNNNNNNVAAAPPLIAPAYTQIGPHSLVTQHKQQHHHQHHQFVMQQSAQSSQRAQGQLLQTASIQPCPHPVPVLPKPGPHPPAGPHQATIFHSTINPQALHASLGHAKAQPVQLTAINLQIQPTASRMIQASKEKPTSLVVREAGPTSTASPHPHPHSHPHPHPLHLAHLHQHHHHHQQQQQLQPQHQQQQPPPHVAPPPPPPPPPPQPSKPVEPQPKASVPAPPAGPTQAEGVSDKKPRTPPPPAAPQPAPPAMTSGHGDESPAVTASAPHNGENKPPQAIVKPQVLTHVIEGFVIQEGAEPFPVCVERLPVLIHSPRKSDHQLSDDPDKTPASHAANTDSEPDDLIQHDKEEEDEPKLTCEYCGWVDFAYKFKGSKRFCSVVCAKRYNVGCSKRMGLFRPERSKPTNHWRKRTQARPPSEAKKRKSPPSPHQTQGGSVSSPHASQPSQDGSTPCSDMSSYEEPPSPLSAASSGPPPPAPANGPPPVAPPAAAATSARVLRQSGRGSDPEVLEARDLDHHRGGGGGGASPRHFLPCDPTKWNVEEVSEFIRSLPGCQEIADEFRSQEIDGQALLLLKEDHLMSTMNIKLGPALKIYARINMLKDS; encoded by the exons ATGGAGAGTGAGccagctgcccccccctccatggCCGGCACCGGCGGAccgccccccccagcaccagccccaccaccgcccccgtctgccgcctccaccaccgccgccgccgccgccgcctccagcAGCGTTGGCACTGGGAGTACTGGTGCTGGCGCGGCCCACGCCAGCACCACCAGCGCCAGCACCAGTGTCCTTCCCAGTAGCACCAGTACTAGACAGGCCGTGCCTCAGATCTCCGTCTACAGCGGGATCTCGGACCGCCAGACTGTTCAG GTGATCCAGCAGGCGTTGCACCGCCAGCCCAACACCGCCGCCCAGTACCTGCAGCAGATGTACGCcgcgcagcagcagcacctgatGCACAGCCTGAGCACCGCCCAGCTGCAGAGCCTacag GCCAGTATGGCGGTTGGCAGGCAGGGTTCCTCCCAGAACGGCACCTCGTCCCAGCAGGGGGCCTCCTCCCAGACCACG ATCAACCTCACCACGTCGTCTGGCGCCGCCCAGCTCATCAGCCGCGCCCAGAGTGTAAGCTCCGCCCCCACCAGTATTTCCCAGCAGGCCGTGCTGCTCGGGAGCCCGTCCAACCCCACCACCCTCACCGCCAGCCAGGCACAGATGTACCTGCGGGCTCAGATG caggttGCCAGGAGCCTGGGCCGAGCTGTCCCCCTGTCGTCTCAGCTCATCTTCACGCCCACTGCCACGGTAACGGCTGTCCAATCAGAGAGCTCCGCGCAGTCCTGCCAG aaCCAGGTCCAGAACCAGGTCCAGAACCTGGCCATGCGGGGCCAGCAGGGGGCCTCCATGGGCCCTCAGGCCCTCAGCCTGAAGCAGGGCCCGGTGCCCATCCAGCCGGCCTCCATGATCCGCAACCCCTGTCCCCAGGGCGCCGccgcgggggcggggcttgtggggaagggggcggggcaggcGGAGGGCCCCCCGGAGGCGGGGAAGAAGGCGGAGCCGGAGGTGCGCGCCATCAACATGAgccgcaacaacaacaacaacaacgtggcggccgcgccgCCGCTCATCGCCCCGG CCTACACCCAGATCGGGCCCCACTCTCTGGTCACCCAGCACaaacagcagcaccaccaccagcaccaccagttTGTGATGCAGCAGAGCGCCCAGTCCTCCCAGCGGGCCCAGGGCCAGCTGCTGCAGACGGCCTCCATCCAGCCCTGCCCGCACCCCGTCCCCGTGCTGCCCAAGCCGGGGCCCCACCCGCCCGCCGGGCCCCACCAGGCCACCATCTTCCACTCCACCATCAACCCCCAGGCCCTGCACGCGTCCCTGGGCCACGCCAAGGCCCAGCCCGTGCAGCTCACCGCCATCAACCTGCAGATCCAACCCACG GCCTCTCGAATGATCCAAGCCAGTAAAGAGAAGCCCACCTCATTGGTGGTAAGAGAAGCCGGCCCCACCTCCACGGCCtcgccacacccccacccccactcccacccccacccccaccccctccacctcgcccacctgcaccagcaccaccaccaccaccaacaacagcagcagctccaaccgcagcatcaacagcagcaACCACCACCGCACGTagctccaccaccgcctccacctccacctccaccccagcccAGCAAGCCCGTAGAACCGCAGCCCAAGGCCAGCGTGCCCGCGCCCCCAGCTGGGCCCACGCAAG CAGAAGGGGTTTCGGACAAGAAGCCGcggactccccctcccccggccgcTCCTCAGCCCGCTCCCCCGGCCATGACCTCGGGCCACGGGGACGAGTCTCCCGCAGTGACGGCCAGCGCGCCGCACAACGGGGAGAACAAGCCGCCCCAGGCCATCGTTAAGCCGCAGGTGCTCACGCATGTCATCGAGGGCTTCGTGATCCAGGAGGGAGCCGAGCCGTTCCCCGTGTGT gtggagcGTCTCCCCGTCCTGATCCACAGCCCCAGGAAGTCGGACCACCAGCTGTCAGACGACCCGGACAAGACCCCCGCGAGCCACGCAGCCAACACGGACTCTGAGCCTGATGACCTGATCCAGCACG ataaggaggaggaggacgagcccAAGCTGACCTGTGAGTACTGCGGCTGGGTCGACTTCGCCTACAAGTTCAAGGGCTCCAAGCGGTTCTGCTCCGTGGTGTGTGCCAAGAG GTACAACGTGGGCTGCTCCAAGAGGATGGGGCTCTTTCGGCCGGAGAGGAGTAAACCCACCAACCACTGGCGCAAGAGGACCCAGGCCCGGCCCCCCAGCGAGGCCAAGAAACGG aagtcccccccgtccccccaccagACGCAGGGCGGCTCGGTGTCGTCCCCCCACGCGTCCCAGCCCAGCCAGGACGGCTCCACGCCCTGCTCCGACATGTCCAGCTACGAGGAGCCCCCGTCCCCGCTGTCGGCCGCCAGCTCCGgacccccgcccccggcccccgccAACGGGCCCCCACCGGTggccccgcccgccgccgccgccacctccgCCCGCGTCCTCCGTCAGTCCGGCCGGGGGTCGGACCCCGAGGTCCTCGAGGCCCGGGACCTGGACCAccaccgcggcggcgg
- the phc2b gene encoding polyhomeotic-like protein 2b isoform X5, producing MGALSGTLTEGVIGRHLWRDLCFSFMARHDVCVNGLWCGCCCLRERGQEGFIYTPNPADMLSSYQTERRPLVYPTTKQPDGPGKRGSVGCEIGTLGLKSRHRRAIQKSRGSKVRRAEGTMESEPAAPPSMAGTGGPPPPAPAPPPPPSAASTTAAAAAASSSVGTGSTGAGAAHASTTSASTSVLPSSTSTRQAVPQISVYSGISDRQTVQVIQQALHRQPNTAAQYLQQMYAAQQQHLMHSLSTAQLQSLQASMAVGRQGSSQNGTSSQQGASSQTTINLTTSSGAAQLISRAQSVSSAPTSISQQAVLLGSPSNPTTLTASQAQMYLRAQMQVARSLGRAVPLSSQLIFTPTATNQVQNQVQNLAMRGQQGASMGPQALSLKQGPVPIQPASMIRNPCPQGAAAGAGLVGKGAGQAEGPPEAGKKAEPEVRAINMSRNNNNNNVAAAPPLIAPAYTQIGPHSLVTQHKQQHHHQHHQFVMQQSAQSSQRAQGQLLQTASIQPCPHPVPVLPKPGPHPPAGPHQATIFHSTINPQALHASLGHAKAQPVQLTAINLQIQPTASRMIQASKEKPTSLVVREAGPTSTASPHPHPHSHPHPHPLHLAHLHQHHHHHQQQQQLQPQHQQQQPPPHVAPPPPPPPPPPQPSKPVEPQPKASVPAPPAGPTQAEGVSDKKPRTPPPPAAPQPAPPAMTSGHGDESPAVTASAPHNGENKPPQAIVKPQVLTHVIEGFVIQEGAEPFPVCVERLPVLIHSPRKSDHQLSDDPDKTPASHAANTDSEPDDLIQHDKEEEDEPKLTCEYCGWVDFAYKFKGSKRFCSVVCAKRYNVGCSKRMGLFRPERSKPTNHWRKRTQARPPSEAKKRKSPPSPHQTQGGSVSSPHASQPSQDGSTPCSDMSSYEEPPSPLSAASSGPPPPAPANGPPPVAPPAAAATSARVLRQSGRGSDPEVLEARDLDHHRGGGGGGASPRHFLPCDPTKWNVEEVSEFIRSLPGCQEIADEFRSQEIDGQALLLLKEDHLMSTMNIKLGPALKIYARINMLKDS from the exons atgggtgcTCTCTCAGGGACGCTGACAGAAGGGGTCATTGGACGGCATCTCTGGAGAGATCTCTGCTTTTCATTCATGGCGAGGCACGATGTGTGTGTCAACGGCCTCTggtgcggctgctgctgccttCGGGAGCGCGGGCAGGAAGGCTTTATTTACACCCCAAACCCAGCGGACATGTTGAGCTCATACCAAACGGAGAGACGTCCGCTTGTTTACCCAACAACCAAACAACCAGACGGACCGGGGAAAAGAGGCTCTGTCGGGTGTGAAATCGGCACGCTAGG ATTGAAATCTAG GCACAGGAGAGCCATTCAGAAGAGCCGGGGTTCAAAGGTCAGGAGAGCCGAGGGCACCATGGAGAGTGAGccagctgcccccccctccatggCCGGCACCGGCGGAccgccccccccagcaccagccccaccaccgcccccgtctgccgcctccaccaccgccgccgccgccgccgcctccagcAGCGTTGGCACTGGGAGTACTGGTGCTGGCGCGGCCCACGCCAGCACCACCAGCGCCAGCACCAGTGTCCTTCCCAGTAGCACCAGTACTAGACAGGCCGTGCCTCAGATCTCCGTCTACAGCGGGATCTCGGACCGCCAGACTGTTCAG GTGATCCAGCAGGCGTTGCACCGCCAGCCCAACACCGCCGCCCAGTACCTGCAGCAGATGTACGCcgcgcagcagcagcacctgatGCACAGCCTGAGCACCGCCCAGCTGCAGAGCCTacag GCCAGTATGGCGGTTGGCAGGCAGGGTTCCTCCCAGAACGGCACCTCGTCCCAGCAGGGGGCCTCCTCCCAGACCACG ATCAACCTCACCACGTCGTCTGGCGCCGCCCAGCTCATCAGCCGCGCCCAGAGTGTAAGCTCCGCCCCCACCAGTATTTCCCAGCAGGCCGTGCTGCTCGGGAGCCCGTCCAACCCCACCACCCTCACCGCCAGCCAGGCACAGATGTACCTGCGGGCTCAGATG caggttGCCAGGAGCCTGGGCCGAGCTGTCCCCCTGTCGTCTCAGCTCATCTTCACGCCCACTGCCACG aaCCAGGTCCAGAACCAGGTCCAGAACCTGGCCATGCGGGGCCAGCAGGGGGCCTCCATGGGCCCTCAGGCCCTCAGCCTGAAGCAGGGCCCGGTGCCCATCCAGCCGGCCTCCATGATCCGCAACCCCTGTCCCCAGGGCGCCGccgcgggggcggggcttgtggggaagggggcggggcaggcGGAGGGCCCCCCGGAGGCGGGGAAGAAGGCGGAGCCGGAGGTGCGCGCCATCAACATGAgccgcaacaacaacaacaacaacgtggcggccgcgccgCCGCTCATCGCCCCGG CCTACACCCAGATCGGGCCCCACTCTCTGGTCACCCAGCACaaacagcagcaccaccaccagcaccaccagttTGTGATGCAGCAGAGCGCCCAGTCCTCCCAGCGGGCCCAGGGCCAGCTGCTGCAGACGGCCTCCATCCAGCCCTGCCCGCACCCCGTCCCCGTGCTGCCCAAGCCGGGGCCCCACCCGCCCGCCGGGCCCCACCAGGCCACCATCTTCCACTCCACCATCAACCCCCAGGCCCTGCACGCGTCCCTGGGCCACGCCAAGGCCCAGCCCGTGCAGCTCACCGCCATCAACCTGCAGATCCAACCCACG GCCTCTCGAATGATCCAAGCCAGTAAAGAGAAGCCCACCTCATTGGTGGTAAGAGAAGCCGGCCCCACCTCCACGGCCtcgccacacccccacccccactcccacccccacccccaccccctccacctcgcccacctgcaccagcaccaccaccaccaccaacaacagcagcagctccaaccgcagcatcaacagcagcaACCACCACCGCACGTagctccaccaccgcctccacctccacctccaccccagcccAGCAAGCCCGTAGAACCGCAGCCCAAGGCCAGCGTGCCCGCGCCCCCAGCTGGGCCCACGCAAG CAGAAGGGGTTTCGGACAAGAAGCCGcggactccccctcccccggccgcTCCTCAGCCCGCTCCCCCGGCCATGACCTCGGGCCACGGGGACGAGTCTCCCGCAGTGACGGCCAGCGCGCCGCACAACGGGGAGAACAAGCCGCCCCAGGCCATCGTTAAGCCGCAGGTGCTCACGCATGTCATCGAGGGCTTCGTGATCCAGGAGGGAGCCGAGCCGTTCCCCGTGTGT gtggagcGTCTCCCCGTCCTGATCCACAGCCCCAGGAAGTCGGACCACCAGCTGTCAGACGACCCGGACAAGACCCCCGCGAGCCACGCAGCCAACACGGACTCTGAGCCTGATGACCTGATCCAGCACG ataaggaggaggaggacgagcccAAGCTGACCTGTGAGTACTGCGGCTGGGTCGACTTCGCCTACAAGTTCAAGGGCTCCAAGCGGTTCTGCTCCGTGGTGTGTGCCAAGAG GTACAACGTGGGCTGCTCCAAGAGGATGGGGCTCTTTCGGCCGGAGAGGAGTAAACCCACCAACCACTGGCGCAAGAGGACCCAGGCCCGGCCCCCCAGCGAGGCCAAGAAACGG aagtcccccccgtccccccaccagACGCAGGGCGGCTCGGTGTCGTCCCCCCACGCGTCCCAGCCCAGCCAGGACGGCTCCACGCCCTGCTCCGACATGTCCAGCTACGAGGAGCCCCCGTCCCCGCTGTCGGCCGCCAGCTCCGgacccccgcccccggcccccgccAACGGGCCCCCACCGGTggccccgcccgccgccgccgccacctccgCCCGCGTCCTCCGTCAGTCCGGCCGGGGGTCGGACCCCGAGGTCCTCGAGGCCCGGGACCTGGACCAccaccgcggcggcgg
- the phc2b gene encoding polyhomeotic-like protein 2b isoform X1, with product MGALSGTLTEGVIGRHLWRDLCFSFMARHDVCVNGLWCGCCCLRERGQEGFIYTPNPADMLSSYQTERRPLVYPTTKQPDGPGKRGSVGCEIGTLGLKSRHRRAIQKSRGSKVRRAEGTMESEPAAPPSMAGTGGPPPPAPAPPPPPSAASTTAAAAAASSSVGTGSTGAGAAHASTTSASTSVLPSSTSTRQAVPQISVYSGISDRQTVQVIQQALHRQPNTAAQYLQQMYAAQQQHLMHSLSTAQLQSLQASMAVGRQGSSQNGTSSQQGASSQTTINLTTSSGAAQLISRAQSVSSAPTSISQQAVLLGSPSNPTTLTASQAQMYLRAQMQVARSLGRAVPLSSQLIFTPTATVTAVQSESSAQSCQNQVQNQVQNLAMRGQQGASMGPQALSLKQGPVPIQPASMIRNPCPQGAAAGAGLVGKGAGQAEGPPEAGKKAEPEVRAINMSRNNNNNNVAAAPPLIAPAYTQIGPHSLVTQHKQQHHHQHHQFVMQQSAQSSQRAQGQLLQTASIQPCPHPVPVLPKPGPHPPAGPHQATIFHSTINPQALHASLGHAKAQPVQLTAINLQIQPTASRMIQASKEKPTSLVVREAGPTSTASPHPHPHSHPHPHPLHLAHLHQHHHHHQQQQQLQPQHQQQQPPPHVAPPPPPPPPPPQPSKPVEPQPKASVPAPPAGPTQAEGVSDKKPRTPPPPAAPQPAPPAMTSGHGDESPAVTASAPHNGENKPPQAIVKPQVLTHVIEGFVIQEGAEPFPVCVERLPVLIHSPRKSDHQLSDDPDKTPASHAANTDSEPDDLIQHDKEEEDEPKLTCEYCGWVDFAYKFKGSKRFCSVVCAKRYNVGCSKRMGLFRPERSKPTNHWRKRTQARPPSEAKKRKSPPSPHQTQGGSVSSPHASQPSQDGSTPCSDMSSYEEPPSPLSAASSGPPPPAPANGPPPVAPPAAAATSARVLRQSGRGSDPEVLEARDLDHHRGGGGGGASPRHFLPCDPTKWNVEEVSEFIRSLPGCQEIADEFRSQEIDGQALLLLKEDHLMSTMNIKLGPALKIYARINMLKDS from the exons atgggtgcTCTCTCAGGGACGCTGACAGAAGGGGTCATTGGACGGCATCTCTGGAGAGATCTCTGCTTTTCATTCATGGCGAGGCACGATGTGTGTGTCAACGGCCTCTggtgcggctgctgctgccttCGGGAGCGCGGGCAGGAAGGCTTTATTTACACCCCAAACCCAGCGGACATGTTGAGCTCATACCAAACGGAGAGACGTCCGCTTGTTTACCCAACAACCAAACAACCAGACGGACCGGGGAAAAGAGGCTCTGTCGGGTGTGAAATCGGCACGCTAGG ATTGAAATCTAG GCACAGGAGAGCCATTCAGAAGAGCCGGGGTTCAAAGGTCAGGAGAGCCGAGGGCACCATGGAGAGTGAGccagctgcccccccctccatggCCGGCACCGGCGGAccgccccccccagcaccagccccaccaccgcccccgtctgccgcctccaccaccgccgccgccgccgccgcctccagcAGCGTTGGCACTGGGAGTACTGGTGCTGGCGCGGCCCACGCCAGCACCACCAGCGCCAGCACCAGTGTCCTTCCCAGTAGCACCAGTACTAGACAGGCCGTGCCTCAGATCTCCGTCTACAGCGGGATCTCGGACCGCCAGACTGTTCAG GTGATCCAGCAGGCGTTGCACCGCCAGCCCAACACCGCCGCCCAGTACCTGCAGCAGATGTACGCcgcgcagcagcagcacctgatGCACAGCCTGAGCACCGCCCAGCTGCAGAGCCTacag GCCAGTATGGCGGTTGGCAGGCAGGGTTCCTCCCAGAACGGCACCTCGTCCCAGCAGGGGGCCTCCTCCCAGACCACG ATCAACCTCACCACGTCGTCTGGCGCCGCCCAGCTCATCAGCCGCGCCCAGAGTGTAAGCTCCGCCCCCACCAGTATTTCCCAGCAGGCCGTGCTGCTCGGGAGCCCGTCCAACCCCACCACCCTCACCGCCAGCCAGGCACAGATGTACCTGCGGGCTCAGATG caggttGCCAGGAGCCTGGGCCGAGCTGTCCCCCTGTCGTCTCAGCTCATCTTCACGCCCACTGCCACGGTAACGGCTGTCCAATCAGAGAGCTCCGCGCAGTCCTGCCAG aaCCAGGTCCAGAACCAGGTCCAGAACCTGGCCATGCGGGGCCAGCAGGGGGCCTCCATGGGCCCTCAGGCCCTCAGCCTGAAGCAGGGCCCGGTGCCCATCCAGCCGGCCTCCATGATCCGCAACCCCTGTCCCCAGGGCGCCGccgcgggggcggggcttgtggggaagggggcggggcaggcGGAGGGCCCCCCGGAGGCGGGGAAGAAGGCGGAGCCGGAGGTGCGCGCCATCAACATGAgccgcaacaacaacaacaacaacgtggcggccgcgccgCCGCTCATCGCCCCGG CCTACACCCAGATCGGGCCCCACTCTCTGGTCACCCAGCACaaacagcagcaccaccaccagcaccaccagttTGTGATGCAGCAGAGCGCCCAGTCCTCCCAGCGGGCCCAGGGCCAGCTGCTGCAGACGGCCTCCATCCAGCCCTGCCCGCACCCCGTCCCCGTGCTGCCCAAGCCGGGGCCCCACCCGCCCGCCGGGCCCCACCAGGCCACCATCTTCCACTCCACCATCAACCCCCAGGCCCTGCACGCGTCCCTGGGCCACGCCAAGGCCCAGCCCGTGCAGCTCACCGCCATCAACCTGCAGATCCAACCCACG GCCTCTCGAATGATCCAAGCCAGTAAAGAGAAGCCCACCTCATTGGTGGTAAGAGAAGCCGGCCCCACCTCCACGGCCtcgccacacccccacccccactcccacccccacccccaccccctccacctcgcccacctgcaccagcaccaccaccaccaccaacaacagcagcagctccaaccgcagcatcaacagcagcaACCACCACCGCACGTagctccaccaccgcctccacctccacctccaccccagcccAGCAAGCCCGTAGAACCGCAGCCCAAGGCCAGCGTGCCCGCGCCCCCAGCTGGGCCCACGCAAG CAGAAGGGGTTTCGGACAAGAAGCCGcggactccccctcccccggccgcTCCTCAGCCCGCTCCCCCGGCCATGACCTCGGGCCACGGGGACGAGTCTCCCGCAGTGACGGCCAGCGCGCCGCACAACGGGGAGAACAAGCCGCCCCAGGCCATCGTTAAGCCGCAGGTGCTCACGCATGTCATCGAGGGCTTCGTGATCCAGGAGGGAGCCGAGCCGTTCCCCGTGTGT gtggagcGTCTCCCCGTCCTGATCCACAGCCCCAGGAAGTCGGACCACCAGCTGTCAGACGACCCGGACAAGACCCCCGCGAGCCACGCAGCCAACACGGACTCTGAGCCTGATGACCTGATCCAGCACG ataaggaggaggaggacgagcccAAGCTGACCTGTGAGTACTGCGGCTGGGTCGACTTCGCCTACAAGTTCAAGGGCTCCAAGCGGTTCTGCTCCGTGGTGTGTGCCAAGAG GTACAACGTGGGCTGCTCCAAGAGGATGGGGCTCTTTCGGCCGGAGAGGAGTAAACCCACCAACCACTGGCGCAAGAGGACCCAGGCCCGGCCCCCCAGCGAGGCCAAGAAACGG aagtcccccccgtccccccaccagACGCAGGGCGGCTCGGTGTCGTCCCCCCACGCGTCCCAGCCCAGCCAGGACGGCTCCACGCCCTGCTCCGACATGTCCAGCTACGAGGAGCCCCCGTCCCCGCTGTCGGCCGCCAGCTCCGgacccccgcccccggcccccgccAACGGGCCCCCACCGGTggccccgcccgccgccgccgccacctccgCCCGCGTCCTCCGTCAGTCCGGCCGGGGGTCGGACCCCGAGGTCCTCGAGGCCCGGGACCTGGACCAccaccgcggcggcgg